One region of Seriola aureovittata isolate HTS-2021-v1 ecotype China chromosome 15, ASM2101889v1, whole genome shotgun sequence genomic DNA includes:
- the LOC130183031 gene encoding palmitoyltransferase ZDHHC20-B-like codes for MAPSHALRCCKRALNWVPVLFINLVVGWSYYAYVVELCVYTIPNNAERISYLVIFHIFLTMFIWSYWKTIWSKPAGPSKVFCLPRAEKELYEREERADTQQEILKKVAKNLPVYTRTAGGAIRYCHSCQVIKPDRCHHCSTCEMCVLKMDHHCPWVNNCVGFSNYKYFVLFLAYASLYCVVICATVVQYFIKFWTKQLPETHAKFHILFLFFVAALFFISILSLLSYHLWLVGKNRTTIEAFRAPVFANGPDKNGFSLGCSRNVAEVFGEQAKYWMFPVFSSLGDGHSFVTRLVHIDPEQANSILQQNGKSPADGETNPCVPGNNIQHTVDESKEKVDGGQIVSVTMESEP; via the exons ATGGCGCCCTCTCATGCGCTGAGGTGCTGCAAACGGGCTCTGAATTGGGTACCTGTCCTGTTTATTAACCTGGTTGTCGGTTGGTCTTATTACGCTTATGTCgtggagctctgtgtgt ATACAATCCCAAATAATGCAGAACGAA TCAGCTACTTGGTCATCTTTCACATTTTCCTCACCATGTTTATATGGTCCTACTGGAAGACTATCTGGTCCAAACCAGCGGGCCCCTCAAAAGTG TTCTGTCTGCCCAGAGCAGAGAAGGAATTGTATGAGAGAGAGGAGCGAGCTGATACGCAACAAGAGATTCTGAAGAAAGTGGCAAAGAATTTACCCGTGTACACACGCACGGCGGGGGGAG CCATCCGATACTGTCACAGCTGCCAGGTAATCAAACCTGACCGCTGCCATCACTGCTCAACCTGTGAAAT GTGTGTGCTAAAAATGGACCATCACTGCCCCTG GGTGAATAACTGTGTTGGATTCTCAAATTACAAGTACTTTGTCTTGTTCTTGGCCTACGCTTCACTCTACTGTGTAGTAATTTGTGCTACAGTGGTCCAGTATTTCATCAAATTCTGGACT AAACAGCTGCCTGAAACGCACGCCAAATTCCAcatcttgtttctgtttttcgTGGCGGCCCTGTTTTTTATCAGCATCCTGTCACTTCTCAGCTACCATCTATGGCTGGTTGGAAAGAACAGGACCACTATAg AGGCTTTTAGAGCTCCTGTCTTTGCAAATGGTCCAGACAAAAATGGGTTCTCACTCGGCTGTAGCAGAAACGTAGCTGAGGTGTTTGGAGAACAAGCAAAGTACTggatgtttcctgttttctcaaG TCTGGGGGATGGACATTCCTTTGTTACCAGATTGGTACACATAGACCCTGAACAAGCAAACAGCATCCTCCAGCAAAATGGAAAAAg CCCTGCTGATGGAGAGACCAACCCTTGTGTGCCTGGtaacaacatacaacacacagtggatgagagcaaagagaaagtTG ACGGAGGTCAGATAGTCTCTGTGACAATGGAGAGTGAGCCATAG
- the LOC130182598 gene encoding choline-phosphate cytidylyltransferase B-like, giving the protein MAGRRRGRGSNVQQQQAPQSQRGGPRRALREPAAFAKSTGCESEIPHEKLTIAQARRGTPAHRPVRVYADGIFDLFHSGHARALMQAKNVFPNTYLIVGVCSDELTHKFKGYTVMTEDERYEALRHCRYVDEVVRDAPWTLTAEFLKKHKIDFVAHDDIPYTSAGSEDVYKHIKEAGMFVATQRTEGISTSDLITRIVRDYDVYVRRNLQRGYTARELNVGFINENKYRIQNQVDKMKETVRTVEEKSKHFVYRVEEKSQDLIHKWEEKSREFIGNFLQLFGPDGAWHVIQERSGRMLQALSPYSSPRGSPSSSPTRRRSVSPDSSPASASPSASPPSSPSSLSPPSSPSSPSSPKKGTRSSLKAASSYSRHVQ; this is encoded by the exons ATGGCTGGAAGGAGACGGGGCCGAGGCAGCAACGTCCAACAACAACAGGCCCCACAGAGCCAAAGAGGAGGCCCTCGCAGG gCTCTGCGGGAGCCGGCTGCTTTTGCCAAGTCTACAGGTTGTGAATCAGAGATCCCCCATGAAAAGTTGACTATTGCCCAAGCACGGAGAGGAACACCAG CTCATCGTCCGGTGCGAGTCTACGCTGATGGGATCTTTGATCTTTTCCATTCGGGGCATGCTCGAGCTCTGATGCAGGCCAAAAATGTGTTCCCGAACACTTACCTGATAGTAGGAG TCTGCAGTGATGAACTCACACACAAGTTTAAGGGCTACACGGTGATGACTGAGGATGAACGCTACGAAGCCCTGAGGCACTGCCGTTACGTTGATGAGGTGGTGCGGGACGCTCCCTGGACCCTTACCGCAGAGTTCCTCAAGAAACACAAG ATTGACTTTGTGGCCCATGATGATATCCCTTACACCTCTGCTGGATCAGAGGATGtttacaaacacataaaggAAGCAG GAATGTTTGTGGCAACTCAGAGGACAGAGGGCATCTCCACATCTGATCTGATCACTCGCATCGTCCGAGACTATGACGTCTATGTTCGACGCAACTTGCAAAGAGGTTACACAGCCCGAGAACTAAATGTTGGATTCATTAAC GAGAATAAGTACAGGATCCAGAACCAGGTGGACAAGATGAAAGAGACGGTCCGTACGGTGGAGGAGAAGTCCAAACACTTTGTCTAcagagtggaggagaagagCCAGGACCTCATCCACAAGTGGGAAGAGAAGTCGCGAGAATTCATTGGCAACTTCCTGCAGCTTTTTGGACCTGACGGAGCCTGG CATGTGATTCAGGAGCGGAGTGGCCGAATGCTCCAGGCCCTGTCGCCCTACTCTTCACCCCGTGGCTCCCCAAGCAGCAGTCCCACCAGACGACGCTCAGTTTCTCCAGACTCCTCCCCTgcctctgcctccccctctgcctcccctccctcctctccctcctctctctcccctccttcctctccatcctccccctCTTCACCGAAAAAGGGCACACGCTCCTCTCTCAAAGCTGCCTCCTCATACAGCAGACATGTACAATGA